The following is a genomic window from Thermococcus sp..
GCGACGCCTCGGGCATGCTGTACTTCGATGGTACTGAAAAAGACTATCGGAAAATCGTCAGAAACGTCAGCGTGATGACTAACTCGCTCTCTTTTGCTGGCTCCGACGTTAGAGTCTCAACTGCTAGGACTGTTTTCCCGGCTATGGCGCTCCTCTTCGCGATTCCACCGGCGGGATTTCTCTATTCCAAGAGGGAAAAGAGAAAGACCAAACCTAAGGTGCTTAAGGGTCTGGAAAATTACACGGTTGAGGGAACTCTCCCAGAGGGAAGACGCGTTGAGCTCTCCTCTCCAAAGGACCTAGAACGGGTTTTTGAACTGGTCGACAGGCCACTGATCCACTACAAGGACGGCGAAATTGATGTCTACGCGATTGCAGACGGTGAAATCGTTTATGAGTACCGGGTGAATTAGCCCTAAACCAACAACTTTAAAAGCCCAAGGGGAAAGCTTCCTTAGGAACCCTAAAAAGGGTTAGAGGTGGTTAGAGATGAACCCGTTCCACGAGCTTGAGCCCGGACCAGACGTTCCTGACGTTGTATACGCTCTTATAGAGATTCCGAAGGGGAGCAGGAACAAGTATGAGCTTGACAAGAAGACCGGCCTTATAAAGCTCGACCGCGTTCTTTACAGCCCGTTCTTCTACCCGGTTGACTACGGAATCATCCCCCAGACCTACTACGACGACGGTGACCCCTTCGACATAATGGTCATAATGCGCGAGCCGGTTTACCCGCTTACCATAATCGAGGCCAGACCCATAGGAATAATGAAGATGGAAGATTCGGGTGATAAGGACTGGAAAGTTTTGGCCGTTCCAGTTGAGGACCCGTACTTCAAGGACTGGAAGGACATTGACGACGTCCCTAAGGCATTCCTTGACGAGATTGCCCACTTTTTCCAGCGCTACAAGGAGCTTCAGGGCAAGGTCACCAAGATTGAAGGATGGGGTAACGCTGAGGAGGCCAAGAAGGAGATACTCCGTGCCGTAGAGCTCTACAAAGAGAAGTTTGGAAAGAAGGACTGATTTCTTTTCTCTCCTATTTACAAGGAGGTTGAGGCATGTACAAGCTTTTGACAATTAAGGATGTCGTCAGGATACCCCCGAGAATGTTTACAATGGACCCCAAGGATGCCGCTAAAAAGGTTCTTCGCGAGACATATGAGGGTATCTACGACAGGGACGAGGGAGTTATTCTGGCCATCCTCGATGTCCACGACGTCGGTCGGGGAATAATCGTTCCGGGCGATGGAGCAACTTACCATGAGGTCATCTTTGACGTCCTCGTCTGGAAGCCGGAGAACGGCGAGGTCGTAGAGGGAGAGGTAGTCGAGATGATGCCCTACGGTGCCTTCATCAGAATAGGTCCGATGGACGGCCTCGTCCACATAAGCCAGCTCATGGATGACTATGTCGTCTTCGACGAGAAGAACAGGCAGTTCATAGGCAAGGAAACTCACCGCGTCCTAAAGCTCGGTGACCACGTCAGGGCAAGGATAATAGGGGTAAGCGTCAAAAGCAAAATCATAAGGGAGAACAAGATTAACATGACGATGCGCCAGCCCGGTCTAGGCAAGTTCGAGTGGATTGATAAGGAGAAGAGGAAGGCCAAGGAGGCGTGACCATGGCGAAGGAGAGGGCTTGCAGGCACTGTCATTACATAACCACCGAGGACCGCTGTCCGGTCTGCGGGAGCAGGGATTTAAGCGACGACTGGTTTGACCTAGTTATAATCCTCGACACCGAGAGCAGAATAG
Proteins encoded in this region:
- a CDS encoding inorganic diphosphatase; protein product: MNPFHELEPGPDVPDVVYALIEIPKGSRNKYELDKKTGLIKLDRVLYSPFFYPVDYGIIPQTYYDDGDPFDIMVIMREPVYPLTIIEARPIGIMKMEDSGDKDWKVLAVPVEDPYFKDWKDIDDVPKAFLDEIAHFFQRYKELQGKVTKIEGWGNAEEAKKEILRAVELYKEKFGKKD
- a CDS encoding DNA-directed RNA polymerase; the protein is MYKLLTIKDVVRIPPRMFTMDPKDAAKKVLRETYEGIYDRDEGVILAILDVHDVGRGIIVPGDGATYHEVIFDVLVWKPENGEVVEGEVVEMMPYGAFIRIGPMDGLVHISQLMDDYVVFDEKNRQFIGKETHRVLKLGDHVRARIIGVSVKSKIIRENKINMTMRQPGLGKFEWIDKEKRKAKEA
- the spt4 gene encoding transcription elongation factor subunit Spt4, with product MAKERACRHCHYITTEDRCPVCGSRDLSDDWFDLVIILDTESRIAKKLRESIPEAAKVPGKYAIRVR